ACTCATGGATCGCACGGACATGGTGGCGCCGGAAATGTTGATGACATCCCGGTTGATCCGAATGGGGTCGTCAATCGTTTTTCCTTGGTATTGGTAATTGAAGCGTTTCTTTCCAACTTCGCTCCCCCGTGATTCCCGGTATACCAATACCTCAACGTTGGAGATTTCTCCATCGGGGTCCACTCCAACCATATAAGTCATCGGTTTATGCTTACCGATGGTATGTTGGACAAAAGCCCATCCATCGATCTTTCCATTCGTTTCTCCAATATAGCAATCAAAGGTCGATTCCGGAAATTGCCATCCTATTCGCTCTTCAATAACTCGTTTCTGGTTTTTGTTGAGGGTGATGACCTCTAAGCGGATGGAATCGGAATCAGGCAGTGTCAATTTGGCAGCCTCTTCAGGTGTCAGATAGACGTCTTCCTGAACCATTTCCTGTGGAGTCAAGTATCGCTTCAATTCACTATCCCAGATCTGGTCATTCTCGGCATTGGAGGGTTGGGGGGCAAACGCCAGTAAAAGACTCCCGAAAATAGCGATGTTTAAGATTCGATGAAACATCCTTCAGCCTCAAGTTTTTCGGTTAAGTTATTTAAAAGGTGATTCACGGCTTGTTGTGATGGTTCGACGGGATACCAATCATAAAGTCTGGCCCCGCCACGGAATCCCCAATGTTGCCGCCGTTCCGCAATTTGGAGGCGCACGGCATTGGAATCGAGTGGCTTCATGGTCAGGGTCAGTTGCGATCGTTCTTTGTCCCCCATGCCTTCCCGTTGGAAAAGGCCATACTTGGCGCCTTCCACATATTCCACCCGCCACCCGGTTTCGATGACTCCGTTGGACTTGTCTTTCTTCGTCACGGGATAGGACCTGAGAGATTCCAGGGAAGAATCCCATACGGAATCAATCGGACAGGCCATGTATCGATCGACAACCAAGTCTTGACCGGAAAGGAAGCTGCAGCCAGGAATATAGGCTGTGAATGCCAAAATAACGATTCCTCGAAGGAGGGAAGCAGGAGATAAAGCCATAAAATAAAAAACGAGAATGATTTTCGATTTATTTGAATTTGATTCTCATTATGAAAAATGAGAACGAATTGTATCATCCGATGTTCAAGGGGTCAACCGGTATGTTCTTTAAAATATGGTGTGATGTGTGGCCCATATATTTCGATACTGATTGAAGCTAAACACAGAGAGAACCGGCAAAGCCGGTTCTCTCTGTGTTCCTGTTCAAAGCGATTTCTTAGAAATATGTGGCCCAGGATGCGACAAAAGCCGTATCATGAATTCGCTCATTTCCACTTCGACCGACGGGCGTATATTGGAAGTCGGTTTTAAAGACAGTATCTTCTGTGGGACGGAAGTTCAGGCCAAAGGTCCAACGTTGCCATTCCCCCAGTTTTCCGGCTTCCCCACTTAAATCCTGTCCCAGGTTCATTTGTTCCCAGCGGACTATAGCGGTGAATGTAGAGACTTCCGGCTTGAAGAAGGTGGGGGCCATGTTGCTTAGCCATTCTGGAAGGAAATGGTAATTCCCTTGTAAGTAATACCCTTGCATTCTGCGAGGATTGCCGTTCTGGGTTCCGTCTTGATTGATATTATTGTCCTTGATGTAAGACCAGGCACTCTCTCCGATGAATTCAAATGGGCCCCGCTGGAAGGTCCAATCCAGGGCCCAAATGGCCAATTTATCATCCTTATTCGTGCCATAATTCCCGTAAAATCCAGAACCGCCGATTTCCACTCCCAAAATGGGGCTGAACGCGACACGTCCCATGACGGATTTGCCGTTATTATTGTCAAAGCTCGTACTATCTGATCTCGCACTGCGTATTCCGTTTGTTTGATTGATATTCGACGTGTTATTAGGATTTCCATTTCCTCCAAAGGCGTTCGTAAATCCATTGGTCACATAGACTTCGTAATCCAGCTTCGAGAGAGCGGTGGGGTAAAAGGTGCCGTAAGCTCCAACACCAGGTTGATGAAGCGTTGATGGGATGATCCGTTGGGACACGAGAGGGCGTTCGGTGAGATCCCGGAGTGGGGCGTCATGCAGGAGGTTGAATTTTCCAAGGGGAGCGAGAATGATGCCCGCCCGCAAATTTATGGGTTCTTGTACGAGATAATCGATGGTCGCGAATTCGACTTTGATGTCGTTGGTTCCATGCTCGAATTCAATTTCTGCCGCGAATTTCACCCGATCGCTGATATCCCCGTAAATGAAAGGTACCAATCGATGCTGATCGAAATAGCTGTTCCCTTGATTTTTGCGATTGAAGTACTCGATATCCATGTAGCCGCCGACGATGGCTTTGGGGGAAGAAACGAAGGGCCGGGCATAGATCAATTGTCCGGACCCTTGCATGGTTGATCCGTATTTTTTATCAGGCGTACGTGGTTGTGATAAACCTCCTAAAGTTTCCTTAACGGGTTCGCCTGGGCGTTGAGTGGGTGGGGCCGCATAAGTTGGCGGGGCAATCCCGGTCCCTGTCTGCTCCATTGGTGGCCTGCCGGCTTCGGGAGATCCCTGCCCTTTCAGATAGTCTTGAACCGCTTGTCGAACCGCTTCCTGTTGAGCGGGCGTCAGTGCTTCCTCACCGGAGGCAGAGAAGGCTGGAAAGGTTGGAAACACAGCAAGGGCCATAAGGACCCCGATTGTGAACTTCTTCATGAATGAAAACCTCCTAATATAGGATTGGGACGCGGAGGTCCTCAGGAAAAGGGTAGGGGACTCGGGGTCCTCAATGGAAGAAACTTATAATAATCCGTGAAACGGAGCACACCGTAAGTTCAGGAGTACACTCAATCTAAGTGTCAGCCTCGTATTAGGCGCTCAATACGGTAAAGGGAATGAAGACAAGACGTTTGCAGCGTTTGCATTTCAATTCCACGCCATCTTTTTTTAAGATGGCCATCAGTTGCCCGCAATGACAGCGTGCCTCTGAGGTGGTCGTGCATGGAGAAGCTATTTCAGTTCCTTGAGTCATCTTGATGTTGAATGTAATTATTGTTAATTTTGAAATTGATAACTGTTATTAATAAGGCCCTTAATACCGCATGAGTTTGGCTTCTGTCAAGAAGGCCTCATTTTTTTGAAATTTTTTTATATGTGCAGTTTGTGGAGAAGACAGACGGTATGATGATGGGATGGCCATGCTGAATGTTCGTGCTTGTTGTCTGGCGTTTCTAGGGATCTTTGTTGGAATGGGTATGGGATGCGCGCATCAGCTCCCGTCTCATCCCGCTCAAGAAGATCTCACAGAGCCCCTGGTTTTCGGACACATTCACGTGTGGCAGGAAGAGCCGTCCGGAAGAATTTATCTGCCGGAATTAGCTTCACTTGAATTCAGTTCCAGTGATGGTCAAAGGCGGTATCGTGTGGAAATTGAGGCGGCTTCCTCCTATTTTTTTCTGTCCTTGAAGCCAGGGCGGTATCATGTGACCAGGGTATTTATTCAGGAAGGCGTATTTCGGTCCAATGCGGAAGTTCCGTTAACCTTTGAGGTTCCGGACCAGGGAGTGGTGTATCTCGGCGGTTGGCGATTCCAGGTCGATCCTCCGAATTATACAAGAGAGTTAGAGGTAACCATTGTCTCCGAATCAGTGAAAGCCATCGTGGAAATGACGGTTCGTTATCCCTCTCTTTCTTCCAATGTGGTCCTGTCCT
Above is a window of Candidatus Nitrospira neomarina DNA encoding:
- a CDS encoding porin; translated protein: MKKFTIGVLMALAVFPTFPAFSASGEEALTPAQQEAVRQAVQDYLKGQGSPEAGRPPMEQTGTGIAPPTYAAPPTQRPGEPVKETLGGLSQPRTPDKKYGSTMQGSGQLIYARPFVSSPKAIVGGYMDIEYFNRKNQGNSYFDQHRLVPFIYGDISDRVKFAAEIEFEHGTNDIKVEFATIDYLVQEPINLRAGIILAPLGKFNLLHDAPLRDLTERPLVSQRIIPSTLHQPGVGAYGTFYPTALSKLDYEVYVTNGFTNAFGGNGNPNNTSNINQTNGIRSARSDSTSFDNNNGKSVMGRVAFSPILGVEIGGSGFYGNYGTNKDDKLAIWALDWTFQRGPFEFIGESAWSYIKDNNINQDGTQNGNPRRMQGYYLQGNYHFLPEWLSNMAPTFFKPEVSTFTAIVRWEQMNLGQDLSGEAGKLGEWQRWTFGLNFRPTEDTVFKTDFQYTPVGRSGNERIHDTAFVASWATYF
- a CDS encoding FMN-binding protein, with the translated sequence MFHRILNIAIFGSLLLAFAPQPSNAENDQIWDSELKRYLTPQEMVQEDVYLTPEEAAKLTLPDSDSIRLEVITLNKNQKRVIEERIGWQFPESTFDCYIGETNGKIDGWAFVQHTIGKHKPMTYMVGVDPDGEISNVEVLVYRESRGSEVGKKRFNYQYQGKTIDDPIRINRDVINISGATMSVRSMSAGVKRALVLAHELYLQSQSQSSPINTASRTDKNFLESLLGF